One Candidatus Cardinium hertigii DNA window includes the following coding sequences:
- a CDS encoding ParA family protein, whose amino-acid sequence MGKVVAIVNQKGGVGKTTTAINLAASLAVLEKKTLLIDVDPQANGTSGVGIKLEEVDHSIYECIVEAVDPSLLIKPTAIPYLYLLPSHINLAGAEVEMVNFKSREGRMKEALKSIVDQYDYIIIDCAPSLGLITINALTAADSLIIPVQCEYFALEGLGKLLNTTKIIQSRLNPNLEIEGILMTMYDARLRLANQIVAEVKKHFQRMVFETIIPRNIKLSEAPSFGMPAITYDADSKGAVSYLSLAEEIIGRVVQASM is encoded by the coding sequence ATGGGAAAAGTTGTTGCGATTGTAAATCAAAAAGGGGGGGTAGGTAAAACTACTACTGCTATAAATTTGGCAGCTAGTTTGGCCGTTTTAGAAAAAAAGACGCTTCTTATTGATGTTGATCCACAGGCAAATGGAACATCTGGGGTTGGTATTAAGCTCGAAGAAGTTGATCATAGCATATATGAATGTATTGTAGAGGCAGTGGATCCTTCCCTATTGATCAAACCTACCGCTATTCCTTATTTATATCTTTTACCCTCTCATATAAATCTAGCAGGCGCAGAAGTGGAGATGGTGAATTTTAAAAGTAGGGAAGGTCGTATGAAAGAAGCATTGAAATCTATTGTCGATCAATATGATTATATTATAATTGATTGTGCGCCTTCTTTGGGTTTAATAACCATTAATGCCTTAACTGCTGCAGATTCTTTGATTATACCGGTTCAATGTGAATATTTTGCTTTAGAAGGATTAGGTAAACTATTGAATACCACTAAAATTATACAATCTCGTTTGAATCCCAACCTTGAAATAGAAGGTATCTTAATGACGATGTATGATGCACGATTGCGTTTGGCTAATCAAATTGTAGCGGAAGTTAAAAAACACTTTCAACGCATGGTTTTTGAGACGATCATACCAAGAAACATTAAGTTAAGTGAGGCGCCGAGTTTCGGTATGCCTGCTATAACTTATGATGCGGATAGTAAGGGTGCGGTGAGCTATCTTAGCCTTGCTGAAGAAATTATAGGTCGAGTGGTACAAGCAAGTATGTGA
- the uvrC gene encoding excinuclease ABC subunit UvrC: MEIARCTPNTIDRLPALPGIYTFYSHKEALLYVGKAKDIRKRVSDYFLANKLHSLKTQCMVKQVASIAYTVVDSEYDALLLENNLIKKLQPKYNILLKDGKTYPYLCITYERFPKLILTRKVLPSLGKYYGPFTSTQSIKRTLEVIRKLFTFRTCSYNLSEKNIIQKKFKVCLDYHLGLCKGPCQAFQDELSYQKEISQIEALLKNNFAPIKKVFKEKMGAAVQLLDYKTAQHCKEKLSLLAQYQAKSLVANPLVGDLDVVAIVADQDYLFVAYLHIQMGAVSFAQQRVFTRKLEEKVEDLITLIVYELRSCTNSNAAEVLVNIPCKAVLSSFVITMPKIGDKRKLVALALQNALLCKKDFLYKKTHHQDNPPVMLLQLQHDLKLKELPYCIECFDNSNIYGQHPVAAMVCFKNGKPSKKDYRHYNIKTVVGADDCASMHEVITRRYSYLVATQAAFPQLIVIDGGKAQLNATVAALQQIGVYGQIAVISIAKRLELLYFPNDALPICLPKQALSLKLLQQLRNEAHRFALAFHRKKRTQALTYDEWEAIPGIGPKTLTKLWKQFHTPAVVQSASLEALVSVMGPTKAQQLYTYLHNRSFENDINTI; encoded by the coding sequence ATGGAAATAGCACGTTGTACGCCCAATACTATAGATCGTCTTCCTGCTCTGCCAGGGATCTATACTTTTTATAGCCATAAGGAGGCATTGCTTTATGTAGGGAAAGCAAAGGATATTCGAAAGAGGGTAAGTGATTACTTTCTTGCCAATAAGCTGCATAGCCTAAAAACGCAATGTATGGTTAAGCAGGTTGCTTCTATTGCTTATACGGTGGTAGATTCTGAGTATGATGCGTTACTTTTGGAGAATAATTTAATTAAAAAGCTACAGCCTAAGTACAATATTTTGTTAAAAGATGGTAAAACCTATCCTTATTTATGTATTACGTATGAGCGTTTTCCCAAGTTGATACTTACCCGTAAGGTCTTGCCCTCCTTAGGGAAATATTATGGACCTTTTACAAGCACGCAATCTATTAAGCGAACGTTAGAGGTTATAAGAAAACTTTTTACTTTTCGTACCTGTAGTTATAATCTTTCAGAAAAAAACATAATCCAGAAAAAATTTAAAGTTTGTTTGGATTATCATTTGGGACTCTGTAAGGGACCTTGTCAAGCTTTTCAAGATGAGCTAAGCTATCAAAAAGAAATAAGCCAAATAGAGGCCTTGCTTAAAAATAATTTTGCACCTATAAAGAAAGTTTTTAAAGAAAAAATGGGAGCAGCTGTCCAATTACTGGATTATAAAACGGCACAACATTGTAAAGAAAAGTTATCTCTACTAGCGCAATATCAAGCAAAATCTTTAGTAGCCAATCCTTTAGTAGGGGATTTAGACGTAGTTGCCATTGTAGCGGATCAAGATTATCTTTTTGTTGCCTATTTGCATATTCAGATGGGTGCTGTTTCTTTTGCACAGCAGCGTGTGTTTACTAGAAAGCTAGAAGAAAAAGTAGAGGATTTGATAACTTTAATAGTATATGAATTGCGTTCTTGCACCAACAGTAATGCAGCTGAAGTATTGGTCAATATTCCTTGCAAAGCTGTGCTAAGTTCTTTTGTTATAACCATGCCTAAAATAGGCGATAAACGAAAGCTGGTAGCGTTGGCATTGCAAAATGCATTATTGTGTAAAAAAGATTTTTTATATAAAAAAACCCATCATCAAGACAACCCTCCTGTTATGCTTTTGCAATTGCAACATGATTTGAAGCTAAAAGAATTACCTTATTGTATAGAATGTTTTGATAATTCCAATATATATGGACAACATCCAGTAGCTGCTATGGTTTGTTTTAAGAATGGGAAACCATCTAAAAAGGATTACCGCCATTATAACATTAAAACAGTAGTAGGGGCTGATGATTGTGCATCTATGCATGAGGTGATAACGAGGCGTTATAGTTATTTAGTGGCTACGCAAGCAGCATTTCCTCAGCTTATTGTAATAGATGGGGGAAAAGCGCAGCTCAATGCTACAGTGGCTGCTTTGCAGCAAATAGGCGTGTATGGGCAAATAGCTGTTATCAGCATAGCCAAACGATTAGAGCTACTTTATTTCCCTAATGATGCTTTACCCATCTGTTTACCTAAGCAAGCGCTTTCACTGAAGCTGTTGCAGCAGTTGAGAAATGAAGCCCATCGTTTTGCTCTTGCTTTTCACAGAAAGAAACGTACACAAGCATTGACATATGATGAATGGGAAGCTATTCCAGGTATTGGCCCTAAGACATTAACTAAATTATGGAAGCAATTCCATACACCCGCTGTGGTTCAATCAGCTTCCTTAGAAGCGTTGGTTTCCGTAATGGGTCCAACAAAGGCCCAGCAGCTGTATACCTATTTACATAATAGATCATTTGAAAATGACATAAATACTATATAG
- the thyX gene encoding FAD-dependent thymidylate synthase — protein sequence MTDERYSTRRTTVKEIDDLLYEEYKVLDHGFIRVVDYMGSDSSIVQAARVSYGKGTKQISQDEALINYLMRHAHTTPFEMCEIKFHVKLPIFVARQWIRHRTANVNEYSARYSILDNEFYIPQPEHIAKQSSSNNQGSGTVFDKVTAKEIANTLKNDAQLVYAHYKKFIEQELARETARTNLTINYYTQLYWKIDLHNLLHFLKLRADRHAQYEIRVYAEKMLELVQKWVPLTYKSFVEYQLESICLSKKGLAVVRKLTEGKKISKEESGLSQREWNELMLVLGKPTG from the coding sequence ATGACTGATGAGCGGTATAGTACAAGACGTACTACAGTAAAGGAAATAGACGATCTGCTATATGAGGAATATAAGGTATTGGATCACGGATTTATTAGAGTAGTGGATTATATGGGTTCAGATAGCAGTATAGTACAAGCGGCTCGCGTCTCATACGGTAAAGGAACCAAACAAATCAGTCAAGATGAAGCGCTTATCAATTATTTAATGCGTCATGCACATACCACTCCCTTTGAGATGTGTGAAATTAAGTTTCATGTGAAACTTCCCATTTTTGTTGCAAGGCAGTGGATAAGACATAGAACGGCAAATGTAAATGAATATTCAGCTAGGTATTCGATACTGGATAATGAATTTTATATACCTCAACCTGAACATATTGCCAAACAATCTAGTAGCAACAACCAGGGAAGTGGTACGGTTTTTGATAAGGTAACTGCAAAAGAGATAGCCAATACTTTAAAGAATGACGCTCAATTGGTATATGCGCATTATAAAAAATTTATTGAACAAGAGCTTGCAAGGGAAACTGCACGCACCAACCTAACCATTAATTATTATACACAGTTGTACTGGAAAATAGATTTACATAATCTTTTGCATTTTTTAAAATTAAGAGCGGATAGGCATGCACAATATGAAATAAGAGTTTATGCTGAAAAAATGCTTGAACTAGTACAAAAATGGGTCCCATTAACTTATAAATCTTTTGTTGAATATCAATTAGAATCTATATGCCTATCTAAGAAAGGCCTAGCAGTAGTACGTAAGTTAACAGAGGGAAAGAAAATCAGTAAAGAAGAAAGTGGACTCAGCCAAAGAGAATGGAATGAATTAATGCTTGTGTTAGGGAAACCAACCGGTTAA
- a CDS encoding polyprenol monophosphomannose synthase: protein MPVYFHAIVVLPTYNERENIEELLTAIFDLNSGIHVLVVDDNSPDGTAEVVVKLQQYHANALHLLNRSKKEGLGQAYLAGFSFALAAGYAYICSMDADWSHAPADLCKLLNLCAHEPIDMVIGSRYIAGGRIVNWPHSRICLSYVANWIARVITGIAVKDTTAGFVCYRRELLAAILLVPIVSVGYSFQVEMKFLAHQKQANIVEWPITFTNRVKGQSKMNRTIAWQSFLHLLQMKWNSWVGKMKPFQ, encoded by the coding sequence GTGCCGGTTTATTTTCATGCAATAGTAGTCTTGCCCACTTATAATGAAAGGGAAAATATAGAAGAGCTACTTACCGCTATTTTTGATCTAAATAGCGGCATACATGTTTTAGTAGTAGACGATAATTCTCCTGATGGAACAGCCGAGGTAGTGGTAAAGTTACAACAGTATCATGCAAATGCTTTGCACCTTTTAAATCGTTCCAAAAAAGAAGGATTGGGACAAGCCTATTTAGCTGGGTTTTCTTTTGCATTAGCTGCGGGTTATGCCTATATCTGCAGTATGGATGCGGATTGGTCCCATGCGCCAGCTGATTTGTGTAAACTTTTAAATTTATGTGCGCATGAGCCAATAGATATGGTTATCGGCTCACGCTATATTGCAGGTGGCCGAATTGTAAACTGGCCCCATTCTAGAATTTGTTTATCTTATGTGGCAAACTGGATAGCCAGAGTCATTACAGGGATAGCTGTTAAAGATACTACAGCTGGATTTGTCTGTTATAGGCGCGAGCTTTTAGCAGCTATTTTATTAGTGCCTATTGTTTCTGTGGGGTACAGCTTTCAGGTAGAAATGAAATTCTTAGCCCATCAGAAGCAAGCTAACATAGTGGAATGGCCCATTACGTTTACAAATCGGGTTAAAGGCCAATCTAAAATGAATAGAACAATTGCTTGGCAAAGTTTCTTACATCTTCTTCAGATGAAATGGAATAGCTGGGTTGGTAAGATGAAGCCGTTTCAATAG
- a CDS encoding ParB/RepB/Spo0J family partition protein, producing the protein MQSTTKGPPRNVLGRGLGALLEDSITQTIAASTENLFRIIKIAAITVNPCQPRKDFNERLLQELAASIQLHGIIQPLTVRKEHADTYQLIAGERRLRAAQLAGLTEVPAYIRTTDDQHMLELALIENIQRASLNAIEIALSYQRLLAECKLTQDALAERVGKDRTTVNNYLRLLKLPPAIQAALRDQKIAMGHARALINLPNEAAQVSLLKRIVEAVLSVREVEKIVQNAAVDKQLKNLMPKVEFNPDFKSKILITTQQLTHRLHTKVKIKAGAQSWGEIKIVFNSEAELDRIIAAIAPTM; encoded by the coding sequence ATGCAAAGTACAACAAAAGGACCCCCTAGAAATGTGTTAGGCCGAGGGTTAGGAGCCTTGTTAGAAGATTCTATTACACAAACCATTGCGGCTTCTACTGAAAATCTTTTTCGGATTATTAAAATAGCAGCCATTACAGTCAATCCTTGTCAGCCTCGGAAGGACTTTAATGAACGATTGCTGCAAGAGTTGGCTGCCTCTATACAATTACATGGCATTATACAGCCGCTTACCGTACGTAAGGAGCATGCGGATACCTATCAATTGATTGCTGGGGAACGCAGGTTGCGCGCTGCTCAATTAGCTGGTCTAACGGAAGTACCAGCTTATATACGTACCACAGATGACCAGCATATGTTGGAATTGGCGCTTATTGAAAATATCCAACGTGCTTCCTTAAATGCCATTGAGATTGCCTTAAGCTACCAACGCCTGCTGGCAGAATGCAAGTTAACCCAAGATGCATTGGCTGAACGAGTGGGCAAAGATAGAACTACTGTAAATAATTACTTACGTTTGCTTAAATTGCCTCCTGCTATTCAAGCTGCGCTTCGAGATCAAAAGATTGCTATGGGACATGCTAGAGCGCTTATTAATTTGCCTAATGAAGCAGCACAAGTAAGCTTACTTAAAAGAATAGTAGAAGCTGTTCTTTCTGTCCGTGAAGTGGAGAAAATAGTACAAAATGCTGCTGTAGATAAGCAGCTGAAGAACCTAATGCCTAAAGTGGAATTTAATCCTGATTTTAAGTCAAAAATTTTGATAACTACACAGCAATTGACGCACCGATTGCATACAAAAGTAAAAATTAAAGCTGGTGCGCAAAGTTGGGGTGAAATTAAAATCGTATTTAACTCGGAAGCAGAATTAGATAGAATTATTGCGGCTATTGCACCTACTATGTAG
- the htpG gene encoding molecular chaperone HtpG: MNEKGTISVHTEHIFPIIKKFLYSDQDIFLRELVANGIDAVQKLKKLASMGFYEGPIDHLSVEVIVEAEAKKIIIKDNGIGMTADEVKQYINQIAFSGVTAFVEKYKEQMEQHALIGCFGLGFYSAFMVAKRVEIITKSYQQAAEAAHWICDGTTDFELSSCEKATIGTEVILHLSQEAEEFLKKERIQAILEKHCRFLPIPILLDGNSINPTPPLWIKNPSELKEEDYLSFYKTLYPFAADPLFWIHLNMDYPFTLTGILYFPKAASYFEQKETIQLYARQVFITSDVKEVIPGFLHLLHGVIDSPDIPLNVSRSALQADRNVKKISSYIAKKVAEKLGALCQQDRKAYEAKWKDISLFVKYGMLTDEKFDKAVREIVLLQNVAGTYYTIAEYKEKVSCDQTDKHNDVIFLYTTNPQKQAVYLQSVAQKGYDVLLLNSEIDTNFINFGEYRFDKIKFKRVDTASIHELIEKEETVAYLLEESERKDLQSIYEDSIGKEQTTWSVLAMLPEELPVTFVTSELMKRMEQFSKKEETRKEALHSMQLAINGNHPLAKKILHTTDSAKRKELATAAYQLALLSQGLLEGSLLTEFIKHAIDRLLAQ; encoded by the coding sequence ATGAATGAAAAAGGAACCATATCGGTACATACAGAGCATATTTTCCCTATTATCAAGAAATTTCTTTATTCAGATCAAGATATTTTTTTGAGAGAGTTAGTAGCTAATGGAATTGATGCTGTACAAAAATTGAAAAAGTTAGCTTCTATGGGATTCTATGAAGGTCCTATAGATCATTTATCGGTAGAGGTAATAGTTGAAGCAGAAGCAAAGAAAATTATCATTAAAGATAATGGCATTGGCATGACAGCGGATGAGGTTAAACAGTACATCAATCAGATAGCTTTTTCTGGTGTTACTGCATTTGTAGAGAAGTATAAGGAACAAATGGAGCAGCATGCATTGATTGGTTGTTTTGGGTTAGGATTTTATTCAGCGTTTATGGTTGCTAAGCGGGTAGAAATTATTACAAAGTCCTATCAACAAGCAGCAGAAGCTGCGCATTGGATTTGTGATGGAACTACTGATTTTGAGCTTTCATCTTGTGAAAAAGCCACCATAGGAACAGAAGTAATTTTACATCTTTCGCAAGAGGCCGAAGAGTTTTTAAAAAAAGAGCGCATACAAGCCATTCTGGAGAAACATTGCCGTTTCTTACCGATACCTATTTTACTAGATGGCAATAGCATAAATCCCACCCCTCCTTTATGGATTAAAAATCCATCTGAGCTAAAAGAAGAGGATTACCTTTCCTTTTATAAGACGCTGTATCCTTTTGCAGCGGATCCACTGTTTTGGATTCACCTTAATATGGACTATCCTTTCACGCTTACTGGTATACTTTATTTTCCTAAAGCTGCTAGCTATTTTGAGCAAAAGGAAACCATTCAACTGTATGCCAGACAAGTTTTTATTACAAGTGATGTAAAAGAAGTAATCCCAGGTTTTTTACATCTGTTACATGGTGTTATTGATTCGCCTGATATACCGTTAAATGTATCTAGGAGTGCTTTGCAAGCAGATAGGAATGTAAAAAAAATTAGCAGCTATATTGCTAAGAAAGTAGCTGAAAAATTAGGAGCACTTTGCCAACAGGATCGTAAAGCGTACGAGGCCAAATGGAAAGATATTTCTCTATTTGTCAAGTATGGTATGTTAACAGATGAGAAATTTGATAAAGCAGTTAGGGAGATAGTCTTGTTACAGAATGTAGCAGGGACCTATTATACTATAGCAGAGTATAAAGAAAAAGTGTCTTGTGATCAGACTGATAAGCACAACGATGTGATTTTTCTGTATACAACAAATCCCCAGAAGCAAGCGGTTTACCTGCAATCAGTAGCGCAGAAAGGGTATGACGTATTGTTACTCAATAGTGAAATTGATACCAATTTCATTAATTTCGGTGAGTATAGGTTTGATAAAATCAAATTTAAGCGGGTGGATACCGCTTCTATTCATGAGCTTATTGAAAAAGAAGAAACGGTAGCATACCTATTAGAAGAATCAGAAAGAAAAGATTTACAGTCTATTTATGAAGATTCCATTGGTAAGGAGCAGACTACTTGGTCTGTTTTAGCTATGTTACCGGAGGAATTGCCTGTAACTTTTGTTACTTCTGAGCTTATGAAACGCATGGAGCAGTTTTCGAAAAAGGAAGAGACCAGAAAAGAGGCTTTGCACAGCATGCAATTGGCCATTAATGGGAATCATCCGTTGGCTAAAAAGATACTCCATACAACAGATTCTGCTAAACGAAAAGAGCTGGCAACTGCTGCCTATCAATTGGCGTTGCTATCGCAAGGTCTCCTAGAAGGTTCCTTGCTAACAGAATTTATAAAACATGCTATAGATAGGTTACTGGCTCAATAG
- a CDS encoding DUF5683 domain-containing protein produces the protein MRYIWFLTLVSVRVAFAQPLSLSRSTFVNRSNQLHQAVAWPYLLRTHNFIPPKKNKAQLLHEAMSTHATVQRSWLSSMVVPGLGQIYNKHYWKIPFFYLGFLLGGIKIRAEHNEMHKHERNKLEIDKQDGNGISKSSTASSSLPSKGFTERRIAECKRARNLFILITAVWYILNILDAYVGAHGRTVNFQDDIKIEPSTAATVAPAVLATASAYSSAATIPLVTFSFPIHLKKGVL, from the coding sequence TTGCGTTACATTTGGTTTTTAACTCTAGTGAGCGTTAGGGTAGCTTTTGCACAGCCCCTTTCACTCAGTAGGTCTACGTTTGTAAATAGGAGCAATCAGTTACACCAGGCTGTTGCATGGCCTTACCTATTGAGGACCCATAATTTCATACCACCTAAGAAAAATAAAGCGCAGCTGTTGCATGAAGCCATGTCTACCCATGCAACGGTACAACGTTCCTGGCTTTCTTCTATGGTAGTACCTGGACTAGGTCAAATTTATAATAAGCATTACTGGAAAATTCCTTTTTTTTATTTGGGTTTTTTATTGGGTGGTATAAAAATACGTGCAGAACATAATGAGATGCATAAGCATGAAAGAAATAAGCTTGAAATAGATAAGCAAGATGGAAATGGAATATCAAAATCATCTACTGCAAGCAGCAGCCTTCCTAGTAAAGGTTTTACGGAAAGGCGTATAGCCGAGTGTAAGCGTGCGCGTAATTTATTTATTTTAATTACAGCCGTTTGGTATATATTGAATATACTGGATGCTTATGTAGGGGCACATGGAAGAACAGTTAATTTTCAGGATGATATAAAAATAGAGCCATCTACTGCCGCAACTGTTGCGCCTGCTGTCCTAGCAACAGCATCTGCTTATTCATCCGCTGCTACTATTCCACTTGTTACTTTTTCTTTTCCAATACACCTTAAAAAAGGTGTATTATAA
- a CDS encoding Rpn family recombination-promoting nuclease/putative transposase: MTSHLKHDALIKKILTDQLAAQEFLEHYLPADFKALVDLSQITIEKESFVEDDLKRKLTDLLYSVKTKNQEKAFVYVLIEAQVTSDHWMALRLWKYMLLLCERNRKNKDKLPLICPIVIYHGSKPYHAPRNIWQLFSNPEQAQKLMGEEYQLIDLQSMSDDAILQKKHLAMFEYLLKHIHKRDILKLWENLFTHCQHALLVDKEKGYICIKALVWYSDAKLPEEKQAALERVISSHLSKEETATIMRTIAQKYIEEGRQQGIMQGIEKGMEKGKMERNLEIAKAMLANGVEVSFIAQITGLDTAFIASL; the protein is encoded by the coding sequence ATGACCAGCCATCTAAAGCATGATGCTTTAATCAAAAAGATCTTAACGGATCAACTAGCTGCACAGGAATTCCTAGAACACTATTTACCAGCTGACTTTAAAGCGCTTGTTGATTTAAGTCAGATCACCATAGAAAAAGAATCTTTTGTTGAAGATGACCTTAAAAGAAAACTAACCGATCTCCTCTATTCCGTTAAAACTAAAAATCAAGAAAAAGCTTTTGTCTATGTATTAATTGAGGCACAAGTTACCTCAGATCATTGGATGGCATTGCGCTTATGGAAATACATGCTTTTGTTATGCGAACGCAATAGGAAAAATAAAGATAAGTTGCCCTTAATATGTCCCATTGTAATTTACCACGGCTCTAAACCATACCATGCACCCAGGAATATATGGCAATTGTTTAGCAACCCTGAACAAGCCCAAAAATTAATGGGGGAAGAGTATCAACTGATTGATTTACAAAGCATGTCAGATGATGCCATTTTACAAAAGAAACATTTGGCTATGTTTGAATACCTGCTCAAACACATCCATAAACGCGATATACTCAAATTATGGGAAAACCTATTTACACACTGCCAACACGCTCTATTAGTAGATAAAGAAAAAGGTTATATTTGTATAAAGGCTTTGGTATGGTATAGCGATGCTAAGTTACCGGAAGAAAAACAGGCGGCATTAGAACGGGTCATCTCGAGCCATTTATCTAAAGAAGAAACAGCTACGATTATGAGAACCATTGCACAAAAATACATTGAAGAAGGCAGACAGCAGGGGATAATGCAGGGTATAGAAAAAGGCATGGAAAAAGGTAAAATGGAAAGGAACCTTGAAATAGCTAAAGCCATGCTAGCGAATGGTGTTGAGGTCTCTTTTATTGCCCAAATTACTGGACTTGATACAGCTTTTATTGCTTCACTTTAA
- a CDS encoding Lrp/AsnC family transcriptional regulator → MELDKIDKSILTILQVNAKITNAALAQQINLSPAATLERVKKLEQYKVITNYYAQIDYTQVGFDIALIVGITFQKMTGTVVKLFQAAIDKIASVLMCYQVIGNFDFILMVQTKDMASYQSEVVEKLYMLDGVERIQTLTVTQLLKNKPLRLG, encoded by the coding sequence ATGGAATTAGATAAAATTGATAAAAGCATTTTAACGATCTTACAAGTTAACGCAAAAATAACGAACGCTGCACTTGCACAGCAAATCAATCTATCTCCTGCTGCTACATTGGAGCGTGTGAAAAAGCTAGAACAGTATAAAGTTATTACCAACTATTATGCACAAATAGATTATACCCAAGTAGGTTTTGATATAGCCCTTATAGTGGGTATAACCTTTCAAAAAATGACGGGTACAGTTGTTAAACTGTTTCAGGCCGCTATTGATAAAATAGCCTCTGTTCTAATGTGCTATCAAGTAATAGGCAATTTTGATTTTATCTTGATGGTACAAACCAAAGATATGGCCAGTTATCAAAGTGAAGTAGTAGAAAAATTATATATGCTTGATGGAGTAGAGCGCATTCAAACACTAACAGTTACACAACTACTGAAGAACAAACCATTACGCTTGGGGTAA